The following nucleotide sequence is from Rhodospirillales bacterium.
TCAATTCAAGTCCGCTTTTACCCGGCATATGAATATCCAATAGAAGTACGTCGGGATTATGCCTGAGATATTCACTGACTACCTTGTCACCGCTATCGACTTCTACTACGTCTCCATAAAAACCCAGAATTTTTTGCATGGCTTTGCGGACAAACATGTCATCATCGGCAACCATCAGAATGTTTTTCTTCCGCTCTTCGCGTTCTCGAAACATATTTATGGATTGCCCATCCTCTTTATCCAACAAGTCGATTTGAATTTGTTTTAAGCCTGTGGGACTCATTTTTCTGGCGAGCACACGACATGCTTGCTCAGGCATCTTTTGTTCTAAGTCTGATTTTATATTAGCGTAATTATTGATAACGCCAAGGCGAACCAGGCAAACGATCTTGCGTTCTTTGAGAGCATAAACAATACCTTCATGCTCTTTGTAGGCGATTAATAGCTTTTCAAGAATTTCAGCCTGTGATAAATGACAAGCTTTTGTGGTCATGACATTCCCAATATGGCATTCATTGGTGTGCGGATTTCGTGCGACATATTAGCCAGAAAATCGCTCTTGGCACGACTGGCCTCTTCGGCAACCCGTTTTGCTTCCTTTAACGCGTTTTCTTTTTCTTTTTGCTCTGAGATATCCAAAGTCAATCCAAGAAAAGTCGTCTCATGATCATTTTTGATTTCTGTCACACTCAGCTTCATAGGAAAGGTTTGACCGCCTTTTCTGAGGCCTTCAACATCTACTCCTGTGTCCAGGATATGGGATTCGCCTGTCTCCAGATAGTTCTTAAGATACTGGTCATGCTGGCTGTGATGCGGTTCCGGCATGAGCATGCTGACATTTTTACCGATAGCTTCGTGAGCCTGATAACTGAAAATAAATTCCGCCCACTGGTTGAACGTCTGAATGATGCCATTTTTATCTATCGTGATGACGCCTTGCATCATATTATTCAAAATAGCGTCAAGATACGTTTTTTCTTTTTCGATAATGGCATTTAAGTGCTCAGCGTCTTCCTTGGACTTCCGCAAATCTGCGGTCTGTTCCTCAACGCGTTTTTCAAGATTATCACGGCTGTTTTTAAGGTCTTTTCGAGCTTTCTCAATCGGGTTGGCAATAAAGAAACGCGCATAAAGCACCGTTGAGAGAAAAACTAAAAACCCGATACCTAGAATTATCTGTTGTTTGATCTCCAAATTCTGGCTTTTTTGTTCCAGATATTTTTGGATGCTTTTAACGGATTCGTCTTGCGCTTCCAGCGTTATGCGCAGTTGTGTTGCGAGTTCATCATTCTGCGGCGTGTTGATAATTGTTTTGATGTCAGACTGCAATGTTGTGACGGCCAGATGTTTAAGACGCCCCCATTCTTTTTGGGCTGTCAGCAATGCTGACCGGGTATCCTTGTCATTAAAAGGAGTTATCTCAAGCGTTTTGTTTCCGTCAACGCTCAAAATAACCATCCCGCCTTCAAGCAATCCTTTATAATTAGCCTCAATGTGCTTTTCGTCTTGTTGTACAATCTTATTATTTTGCGCGGCTTCTTTCCAGTTGTGTGCCGCATGAGTAGCCATAATGATCGAGGTTTGGTGTGTGTAGTGAACCAACAACAGACGTTGCAGGCTTGCTGCGTTTAACAGGGCACTATCGTTTTTTTTCTCGCTTACGCTGGCGTTGGAGAAAAAATAAGATCCCACAAGAAGAACCAGAAAGAGACTTAACAGCGATGAGAGTTGAAGAAAAACGGCATTCCCTGAATATTGATTGTCTTCCACTTCTGATGCCTTGCCTTCAGTTGGCTTGTACAGACTCAGGATTATGGTGATTGCAAAAATAGTGCTGCTGGTTATGGCTACAATCATCGCCAACGCGTTATAGCTTTGGACAGAATCGTAGCGGCAGTCGGCATAAGGAATAAAAACGGAAGCGGCCATGCCGGTGTAGTGCATTCCGCAAATTGCCGCACCCATGATTAATGCCGCCGCTGCCTGCCAAAAGGTCTTTCCACGCCCCTCATGCTGTCCCAACATAAAAACGATGAACAGGGCGGCACCTGATGCGGTTACGGCAATCAAGGCGGACAGGGAAAACAGTCCTGGCGTATAACGTAAATCGGCATCCATTTCCATAGCGGCCATGCCTGTATAATGCATGCCGCATATTGCTGTTCCCAACAATAAAGCGCTGATAACTAACTGTAGAATCTCAATCTTTCCAGTGCGGATAATCTGCAAAACGCCATAGGCGATGGCAACGGCAATGATCATGGATACAAAAGTCAGGAATGGGTCATAGGTGTGCACCATATCCATGTTATAGGCCAGCATGCCGATAAAATGCATCGACCATATTCCGGCTCCAAATGCAAAAGCGCCGCCAATATGAAGATATGATTTTTGTTTTTCTGTTTTGGCCTTATGAATGTCGGTTGCCAGCCGCAAGCCTGTGAAAGATCCCAGCGATGCTATAACATAAGACAGAATAACAAGTGGAATGGCATAGGTGCCATAATATGCGTTTGGCGGAATATCGCCAAAGAGAAAGAAGTGTTCCAGAAAAGATTGTGGCTCATGCAGCATACCTTGTTTATTTTATCTCCGTAAATTCAGAAATAACGGCCATTTTGATGCCATTTAGGCACATCATCAGAAAGACTGTCATCTGCAACCATGAATTTTATACAAAAACGTCTTCCTGGATAGGTTACTTTTTGAGCTTGCATGCATGTATAACACAACCCGTCCAGCTTGTTCTGGTACTATACACTCTTCTATGGGTTGTGGCAATGATTGGCCTAATTAAATAGGGCAGCCCCTTATTAATAATTATTCAATCAGCATGCCTTGAAAACGGTCAGCCAGAGGAGGGGTTCGGCGTTTGCGGGTGATTTCGATGAGGCCCAGAGCAGTGATTCCGTGGATTTGCACGGTGCAGGGATCCTCGTCGATGGCTGCTTCGAGCGCGGCGAGGAGTTTGCCTTGATCTTTGCGGTCCTGGGATTTGAGGAAGTCAATCACGATGATGCCGCCGCAATTGCGCAGGCGGATCTGGCGCGCGGCTTCGCGGGCTGCTTCAATATTGACGTCCAGATGGGAAGCGCGGCTGCCACCTTTATTGACGTCGATGGCGGTGAGCGCGGCGGTACCCTGAATGATGATGTTACCTCCGCCTGGTAACAGGGCGTAGGGGTGAAACAGGTCTTCGATCTGGCCGATAATATCGCGATAGTGAAACAAAGCGAGATCTTCAGAGGCGTTATCAAGTTCAATGGGGTCGATTTTGGTAACTAGATCAGGGGCGAAGATTGAACACCATTCCTCGATATGTTTAAAATGCTCCATTGTAACAATTTCAATGCGATCAATGGCTTGGCTAGCCTGATCACTTAAGGTGCGCTGGATGGCATCGGGGCCAAGGGCAATTAAGCCCGGCTCTGGGCCTTCAAAGTATTTCTGGATTTCTTCCCAAGCGCTTTTGAGGATTTTTCCTTCACGGATCAGAACATCGCTTTGGGTGTGAGCTGCGGCAAGGCGTAGAATGCAACCCTGAATGTCGACCATATTATCCATCATTTTATGGAGCTGTTTACGCAGTTTTTTATCGCGGATGCGTTGGGAAATGCGGTTGCAGTCCATATTGGCGCAAT
It contains:
- a CDS encoding response regulator gives rise to the protein MTTKACHLSQAEILEKLLIAYKEHEGIVYALKERKIVCLVRLGVINNYANIKSDLEQKMPEQACRVLARKMSPTGLKQIQIDLLDKEDGQSINMFREREERKKNILMVADDDMFVRKAMQKILGFYGDVVEVDSGDKVVSEYLRHNPDVLLLDIHMPGKSGLELIDKIIEVDTDAFIIVFSADSVADNVLQAIEKGAVGFVSKPPKKERIMDYLNRCITIH
- a CDS encoding PAS domain S-box protein, with amino-acid sequence MLHEPQSFLEHFFLFGDIPPNAYYGTYAIPLVILSYVIASLGSFTGLRLATDIHKAKTEKQKSYLHIGGAFAFGAGIWSMHFIGMLAYNMDMVHTYDPFLTFVSMIIAVAIAYGVLQIIRTGKIEILQLVISALLLGTAICGMHYTGMAAMEMDADLRYTPGLFSLSALIAVTASGAALFIVFMLGQHEGRGKTFWQAAAALIMGAAICGMHYTGMAASVFIPYADCRYDSVQSYNALAMIVAITSSTIFAITIILSLYKPTEGKASEVEDNQYSGNAVFLQLSSLLSLFLVLLVGSYFFSNASVSEKKNDSALLNAASLQRLLLVHYTHQTSIIMATHAAHNWKEAAQNNKIVQQDEKHIEANYKGLLEGGMVILSVDGNKTLEITPFNDKDTRSALLTAQKEWGRLKHLAVTTLQSDIKTIINTPQNDELATQLRITLEAQDESVKSIQKYLEQKSQNLEIKQQIILGIGFLVFLSTVLYARFFIANPIEKARKDLKNSRDNLEKRVEEQTADLRKSKEDAEHLNAIIEKEKTYLDAILNNMMQGVITIDKNGIIQTFNQWAEFIFSYQAHEAIGKNVSMLMPEPHHSQHDQYLKNYLETGESHILDTGVDVEGLRKGGQTFPMKLSVTEIKNDHETTFLGLTLDISEQKEKENALKEAKRVAEEASRAKSDFLANMSHEIRTPMNAILGMS
- a CDS encoding ribonuclease E/G, whose protein sequence is MDILIEELEGSLWAAALKNGRLEGLEVDPPYEEIRWGSIYWAKVKTIDKALDAVFVDLDGDNTGILYNADVRWRDDDGKVHKGGDESISKRFQPGDMVALQAKTAYLSNDQDDFTPSENKIPQMSMDITLPGRYLIYCANMDCNRISQRIRDKKLRKQLHKMMDNMVDIQGCILRLAAAHTQSDVLIREGKILKSAWEEIQKYFEGPEPGLIALGPDAIQRTLSDQASQAIDRIEIVTMEHFKHIEEWCSIFAPDLVTKIDPIELDNASEDLALFHYRDIIGQIEDLFHPYALLPGGGNIIIQGTAALTAIDVNKGGSRASHLDVNIEAAREAARQIRLRNCGGIIVIDFLKSQDRKDQGKLLAALEAAIDEDPCTVQIHGITALGLIEITRKRRTPPLADRFQGMLIE